A single window of Bradyrhizobium daqingense DNA harbors:
- a CDS encoding 50S ribosomal protein L11 methyltransferase: protein MQLSPTHRASFSIGSEAAAKRVVDVLTEVFFEGDAAVAAFERPDGQWDVTLHFAEAPDQALLRELVVNSAGNEIAATLAFDTVEAKDWVKASLEDLVPVPAGRFVVHGSHDRERVAANKLGIEIEAALAFGTGHHGTTRGCLLLLDHVLKSSRPRNLLDLGTGTGVLAIAAAKALHRAVLASDIDAPSVRVAAENAMLNEVGNHVRVIRATGFAAPDFGKRGPFDLVLANILANPLRQLASPMVRHLAPRAHVILSGLLTHQAPAVIAAYRARGVVPLRHIRIEGWSSLLLRKLS from the coding sequence ATGCAGCTCTCCCCCACCCATCGAGCCAGCTTTTCAATCGGCAGTGAGGCGGCCGCCAAGCGCGTCGTCGACGTGCTCACCGAGGTGTTTTTCGAGGGCGATGCGGCTGTGGCGGCCTTCGAACGGCCGGACGGACAATGGGATGTCACGCTGCATTTTGCCGAGGCGCCGGACCAGGCGCTGCTGCGCGAACTCGTTGTAAATTCGGCAGGAAATGAGATCGCCGCCACGCTCGCCTTCGACACGGTCGAGGCCAAGGACTGGGTCAAGGCCAGCCTGGAAGACCTCGTCCCGGTGCCGGCCGGCCGCTTCGTCGTGCACGGGAGCCACGACCGCGAGCGGGTGGCAGCGAACAAGCTCGGAATCGAGATCGAGGCGGCGCTGGCCTTCGGCACCGGCCATCACGGCACCACCCGCGGCTGTTTACTGCTGCTTGACCATGTCCTGAAGAGTTCCCGCCCAAGGAACCTGCTTGACCTCGGCACCGGGACCGGCGTGCTGGCCATCGCGGCGGCCAAGGCGCTGCATCGCGCCGTGCTCGCCTCGGACATCGATGCGCCGTCAGTGCGGGTGGCGGCCGAGAATGCGATGCTGAATGAAGTCGGCAACCATGTGCGGGTGATCCGCGCCACCGGCTTCGCCGCGCCGGATTTCGGCAAACGCGGTCCGTTCGATTTGGTGCTGGCCAATATCCTCGCCAACCCGCTCAGGCAATTGGCGAGCCCGATGGTGCGGCACCTTGCTCCCCGCGCCCACGTCATCCTCTCCGGCCTGCTCACGCATCAGGCCCCCGCCGTGATCGCGGCATACCGCGCGCGCGGCGTCGTGCCGCTGCGGCACATTCGGATCGAGGGATGGAGCAGCCTGTTGCTGCGGAAGCTGTCGTAG
- a CDS encoding multidrug effflux MFS transporter: MHGMISKPPGAATDIATSRLVLLLLVVMTGIAPISLYMLVPALPVLATNFGSDISIAQMTVSLYMVGIALSQLIMGPLSDRFGRRPVLLGGLALMVAASVACIFAQSLPQLIAARFFQALGGAAGMVVSRAIIRDIYERDRVASMISLVVAALMVGQMVSPLTGGLIETAFGWRAIFYAITIAAIIVAVGIALALPETRRSRGAGSGFRADIGILIRNRAFVGYVMCQVLASQIIFTFAGGGPYIVVTQMGRSSAEYGAWFASTGLAFLVGNLLCVRFAPRHSLEKLIWFGLALQLCGSLLNLSWSFMGWNEAPAWLFGTQMIVMAGNAFVMANSAAGAISIRPEAAGTASGAMGFLQQGIGALMSQFGAYLGGHSATTLPLTSAVLAISLLCACTMIFVVPRREVVVSEALIEQAEEEERGVM; the protein is encoded by the coding sequence ATGCACGGCATGATCAGCAAGCCGCCGGGAGCGGCCACCGACATCGCGACGTCGCGCCTGGTGTTGCTGCTGCTGGTCGTGATGACCGGCATTGCGCCGATCTCGCTTTACATGCTGGTTCCCGCGCTGCCCGTGCTGGCGACAAATTTCGGCAGCGACATCTCGATCGCGCAGATGACGGTGTCGCTCTACATGGTCGGCATCGCGCTGTCGCAGCTGATCATGGGGCCGCTGTCGGACAGGTTCGGCCGGCGTCCGGTGCTGCTCGGCGGGCTGGCGCTGATGGTCGCAGCCAGCGTCGCCTGCATCTTCGCGCAATCCCTGCCGCAGCTGATCGCTGCACGCTTCTTCCAGGCGCTCGGCGGCGCCGCCGGCATGGTGGTGAGCCGCGCCATCATCCGCGACATCTATGAGCGCGACCGCGTCGCCTCGATGATCAGCCTCGTGGTCGCGGCCCTGATGGTCGGGCAGATGGTCTCCCCGCTCACCGGCGGCCTGATCGAGACCGCCTTCGGCTGGCGCGCGATCTTCTACGCCATCACCATCGCCGCGATCATCGTCGCCGTCGGCATCGCGCTCGCGCTGCCCGAGACGCGTCGCAGCCGCGGGGCCGGCAGCGGCTTTCGCGCCGACATCGGCATCCTGATCCGCAACCGCGCCTTCGTCGGTTACGTCATGTGCCAGGTGCTGGCCTCGCAGATCATCTTCACCTTCGCAGGCGGCGGGCCCTACATCGTGGTGACGCAGATGGGCCGGAGCAGCGCCGAATACGGCGCCTGGTTCGCGAGCACGGGCCTTGCGTTTCTGGTCGGCAATCTACTCTGCGTGCGCTTTGCGCCCCGGCACTCGCTGGAGAAGCTGATCTGGTTCGGGCTGGCCCTCCAGCTCTGCGGCAGCCTGTTGAACCTGTCGTGGAGTTTCATGGGCTGGAACGAGGCTCCCGCCTGGCTGTTCGGGACGCAGATGATCGTGATGGCGGGCAATGCGTTCGTGATGGCGAATTCAGCCGCCGGCGCCATCAGCATCCGTCCCGAAGCCGCCGGCACTGCCTCGGGCGCGATGGGCTTCCTCCAGCAAGGCATCGGCGCGCTGATGTCGCAATTCGGCGCCTATCTCGGCGGCCATTCTGCCACCACGCTGCCGCTCACCTCGGCGGTGCTCGCCATCTCGCTGCTCTGCGCCTGCACGATGATCTTCGTCGTGCCGCGCCGCGAGGTCGTGGTGAGCGAGGCGCTGATCGAGCAGGCGGAGGAGGAAGAGCGCGGGGTGATGTAG
- a CDS encoding ABC transporter permease, whose protein sequence is MNHRAIRAIYLFEMARTWRTLLQSIVSPVVSTSLYFVVFGAAIGSRISQVEGVSYGTFIVPGLIMLSVLTQSIANASFGIYFPKFTGTIYEILSAPISYFEIVIGYVGAAATKSIILGLIILATAGLFVPLHIQHPIWMLAFLVLTAVTFSLFGFIIGIWADGFEKLQMIPMLVVTPLTFLGGSFYSIDMLPPAWRTVALLNPVVYLISGFRWSFYEIADVSIGVSVGMTVAFLVVCLVVIWWIFRTGYRLKN, encoded by the coding sequence ATGAATCACCGCGCCATCCGCGCCATCTATCTGTTCGAAATGGCACGCACCTGGCGCACGCTGCTGCAAAGCATCGTCTCGCCGGTGGTCTCGACCTCGCTCTATTTCGTGGTGTTCGGCGCCGCGATCGGCTCGCGCATCAGCCAGGTCGAAGGCGTCAGCTACGGCACCTTCATCGTGCCGGGCCTGATCATGCTCTCGGTGCTGACGCAGAGCATCGCCAACGCCTCGTTCGGCATCTACTTCCCGAAATTCACCGGCACGATCTACGAGATCCTGTCGGCGCCGATCTCCTATTTCGAGATCGTGATCGGCTATGTCGGGGCGGCCGCGACCAAGTCGATCATTCTGGGCCTCATCATCCTGGCGACGGCTGGCCTGTTCGTGCCGCTGCACATCCAGCATCCGATCTGGATGCTGGCCTTCCTGGTGCTGACGGCGGTGACGTTCAGCCTGTTCGGCTTCATCATCGGCATCTGGGCCGACGGCTTCGAGAAGCTGCAGATGATCCCGATGCTGGTGGTGACGCCGCTGACCTTCCTCGGCGGCAGCTTCTACTCGATCGACATGCTGCCGCCCGCCTGGCGCACGGTGGCGCTGCTCAACCCGGTCGTCTATCTGATCTCCGGTTTCCGCTGGAGCTTCTACGAGATCGCCGACGTCAGCATCGGCGTCAGCGTCGGCATGACCGTGGCGTTCCTGGTGGTCTGCCTCGTCGTGATCTGGTGGATTTTCCGCACCGGGTACCGGCTGAAGAATTAG
- a CDS encoding phytoene desaturase family protein, translating to MTETDVVIIGAGHNGLTCAAYLAKAGLRVRVVERRKVVGGAAVTEEFHPGFRNSVAAYTVSLLNPQVIGDLELAEHGLRVVERRAQNFLPAPDGSYLLTGEGRTKASVARLSAHDADALDGFSRELEDIADVLRQFVLRAPPNLLDGFGTGAIREAVNAFKSANILRGLTLEQSRSLLDLFTRSAGEILDERFEHDLVKALFGFDAIVGNYASPYAAGSAYVMLHHAFGEVNGKKGVWGHAIGGMGAITQAMARTARDRGVVIDTDAGVREVIVERDRAVGVVLENGTAIRAKYVAANVNPKLLYTQLIAADALPQDFLSRIRHWKNGSGTFRMNVALDRLPSFTALPGEGDHLTSGIILAPSLGYMDRAWLDARAQGWSREPVVEMLIPSTLDDTLAPEGKHVASLFCQHVAPELPDGTSWDDHREGVADLMIATVDKYAPGFAASVLGRQILSPLDLERQFGLLGGDIFHGALTLNQLFSARPMLGHADYRGPLKGLYHCGSGAHPGGGVTGAPGHNAAQTILRDHRSLFGSRG from the coding sequence ATGACCGAAACCGACGTCGTCATCATCGGCGCTGGCCATAACGGCCTCACCTGCGCGGCCTATCTGGCGAAGGCGGGCCTGCGCGTGCGCGTGGTCGAGCGCCGCAAGGTCGTGGGCGGGGCCGCGGTGACGGAGGAGTTTCACCCGGGGTTCAGGAATTCCGTCGCGGCCTACACCGTGAGCCTGCTCAATCCGCAGGTGATCGGTGACCTCGAGCTTGCCGAACACGGCCTGCGCGTCGTCGAGCGGCGCGCGCAGAATTTCCTGCCCGCGCCGGACGGCAGCTATCTGCTCACGGGCGAGGGTCGGACCAAGGCGTCGGTCGCGCGGCTGAGCGCGCACGACGCGGACGCGCTCGACGGGTTTTCGCGCGAGCTCGAGGACATCGCGGACGTGCTGCGCCAGTTCGTGCTGCGGGCGCCCCCCAACCTGCTCGACGGTTTCGGCACGGGCGCAATCCGCGAGGCCGTGAACGCCTTCAAGTCCGCCAATATCCTGCGCGGCCTCACGCTGGAACAGAGCCGCAGCCTGCTCGATCTCTTCACCCGCTCGGCCGGAGAGATCCTGGACGAGCGTTTCGAGCACGATCTGGTCAAGGCGCTGTTCGGCTTCGACGCCATCGTCGGCAATTATGCCAGCCCCTACGCCGCGGGCTCGGCCTATGTGATGCTGCATCATGCCTTTGGCGAGGTGAACGGCAAGAAGGGTGTCTGGGGCCATGCCATCGGGGGCATGGGGGCGATCACGCAGGCGATGGCGCGCACGGCGCGTGATCGCGGCGTCGTGATCGACACGGATGCCGGCGTGCGCGAGGTCATCGTCGAGCGCGATCGCGCGGTCGGCGTCGTGCTGGAGAACGGCACGGCCATCCGCGCGAAGTACGTCGCGGCGAACGTCAATCCGAAGCTGCTCTATACGCAGCTGATCGCCGCCGACGCCCTGCCCCAGGACTTCCTGTCGCGCATCCGGCACTGGAAGAACGGCTCCGGCACCTTCCGCATGAACGTGGCACTGGACCGCCTGCCCTCCTTCACGGCGCTGCCCGGCGAGGGCGATCACCTCACCTCCGGCATCATCCTGGCGCCGAGCCTTGGCTATATGGACCGCGCCTGGCTCGATGCCCGCGCGCAGGGCTGGAGCCGCGAGCCCGTGGTCGAGATGCTGATCCCCTCGACGCTTGACGACACGCTGGCGCCGGAGGGCAAACATGTCGCGAGCCTGTTCTGCCAGCACGTCGCCCCGGAGCTGCCCGATGGGACGTCGTGGGACGACCACCGCGAGGGCGTTGCCGATCTCATGATCGCGACGGTGGACAAATATGCCCCCGGCTTTGCGGCGAGCGTGCTCGGCCGCCAGATCCTCTCGCCGCTCGATCTCGAACGACAGTTCGGCCTGTTGGGCGGCGACATCTTCCACGGCGCGCTGACGCTGAACCAGCTGTTCTCAGCGCGGCCGATGCTCGGCCATGCCGACTACCGCGGCCCACTGAAGGGCCTCTACCATTGCGGCTCCGGCGCCCACCCCGGCGGTGGCGTCACCGGCGCTCCCGGCCACAACGCGGCCCAGACCATCCTGAGGGATCACCGGTCGCTGTTCGGAAGCCGTGGATAG
- a CDS encoding fused MFS/spermidine synthase — protein sequence MDSIVQPAATEQPSSSRNRLLLTVYTAAIFVSALLLFSVQPLFTKMVLPRLGGSPAVWSVAMVFFQSLLLAGYAYAHLLMQARSRIVPVAVHLVLLVAAFATLPLGIASAYGEPPASGYAVWLLGLFVVSIGLPFFALAANNPMLQAWFVRTGHPAAHDPYFLYASSNIGSFLALLSYPFLLEPMFALHTQNRFWTAGYGVLILLIAACGTLLLRSPKLAEVDARTEEVNAPAPGVLTRLRWIFLAAVPSGLLIAVTAHISTDVAAAPLLWVLPLSLYLLTWVVVFQSRPLLPHKWMLMLQPVAIAGVVVLLAYGGEQNLLLTLGGHQLCFFVIAMACHGELARTRPAAKYLTGFYVALSFGGMVGGLFAGLVAPFTFSWIAEYPILIALAALCRPPANERLDGIVKWFWLALAALAVALVAPSTMTGDLSTWFEDHRVWVAGAVGVLAALLALALNADRWKIFATVALALALIRIYPADEGRVTTVRSFFGVHKIVETPGGYFHVLMHGTTIHGAERFRNNEGAQITGRPEPITYYHKDGGIGQAVTAIRERKGAPLKVAAIGVGSGTLACAAAPGEDWKFFEIDQSMVDAARDPKNFRYISSCMPDMKPVIGDARLTFAREPDGAYDLIIVDAYSSDAIPIHLATKEAMKIYKDKLAPHGAVVMHVSNRHLDLETVVVGIADANDLKSWVFNEDSGRDADYIFSTDVVISAREETDIGKLASNKSWEQTEADDRVRVWSDDYSNILGALYRRYRDGE from the coding sequence ATGGATTCGATCGTGCAACCCGCCGCCACGGAGCAGCCGTCCTCGTCGCGCAACCGGCTGCTGTTGACGGTCTACACCGCCGCGATCTTCGTCAGCGCGCTCCTGCTGTTCTCGGTGCAGCCGCTGTTCACGAAGATGGTGCTGCCGCGGCTCGGCGGCTCGCCGGCGGTGTGGTCGGTGGCGATGGTGTTCTTCCAGTCGCTGCTGCTCGCGGGCTACGCCTATGCGCATCTCTTGATGCAGGCGAGGAGCCGCATCGTTCCGGTGGCAGTGCATCTGGTGCTGCTGGTTGCGGCATTCGCGACGCTGCCGCTCGGCATCGCCTCCGCCTATGGCGAGCCTCCCGCCTCGGGCTATGCGGTCTGGCTGCTCGGCCTGTTCGTGGTCTCGATCGGATTGCCGTTCTTCGCGCTCGCGGCCAACAATCCGATGTTGCAAGCCTGGTTCGTCCGCACCGGCCACCCCGCCGCGCACGATCCGTATTTCCTCTATGCCTCCTCCAACATCGGCAGCTTCCTCGCGCTGCTGTCCTATCCGTTCCTGCTGGAGCCGATGTTCGCGCTGCATACGCAGAACCGGTTCTGGACCGCCGGCTACGGCGTCCTAATCCTGCTGATCGCTGCCTGCGGCACGTTGCTGTTGCGTTCGCCGAAGCTCGCCGAGGTCGACGCGCGAACCGAGGAGGTGAACGCGCCGGCGCCCGGCGTGCTGACGCGGCTGCGCTGGATCTTCCTGGCCGCCGTGCCGTCCGGCCTGCTCATCGCGGTGACCGCGCACATCTCCACCGACGTCGCGGCCGCGCCGCTTTTGTGGGTGCTGCCGCTGTCGCTGTATCTGCTCACCTGGGTGGTCGTGTTCCAGTCGCGTCCGCTGCTGCCGCACAAATGGATGCTGATGCTCCAGCCGGTCGCCATCGCGGGCGTGGTCGTGCTGCTGGCCTATGGCGGGGAGCAGAACCTGCTGCTCACGCTCGGCGGCCACCAATTGTGCTTCTTCGTCATCGCCATGGCCTGCCATGGCGAGCTGGCGCGGACCCGGCCGGCCGCCAAATATCTCACCGGCTTCTATGTCGCGCTGTCGTTCGGCGGCATGGTCGGCGGCTTGTTCGCGGGGCTCGTTGCGCCATTCACCTTCTCGTGGATCGCCGAATATCCGATCCTGATCGCGCTCGCCGCACTGTGCCGGCCGCCCGCGAACGAGCGTCTCGACGGCATCGTCAAATGGTTTTGGCTGGCCCTCGCCGCGCTCGCGGTGGCGCTGGTCGCTCCCTCCACCATGACGGGCGATCTCTCGACCTGGTTCGAGGATCACCGCGTCTGGGTCGCAGGTGCCGTCGGCGTGCTCGCCGCGCTGCTTGCGCTGGCGCTCAATGCCGATCGCTGGAAGATTTTCGCGACCGTCGCTCTCGCATTGGCGTTGATCCGGATCTATCCGGCGGACGAGGGACGCGTCACCACCGTGCGCAGCTTCTTCGGCGTGCACAAGATCGTGGAAACCCCCGGCGGCTATTTCCACGTGCTGATGCACGGCACCACCATTCATGGTGCCGAACGCTTCCGCAACAATGAGGGCGCTCAGATCACCGGCCGGCCCGAGCCGATCACCTACTATCACAAGGACGGTGGCATCGGTCAGGCCGTCACCGCAATCCGCGAGCGCAAGGGCGCGCCGCTCAAGGTCGCCGCGATCGGTGTCGGCTCTGGCACGCTCGCCTGCGCCGCCGCGCCTGGCGAGGACTGGAAATTCTTCGAGATCGACCAGTCGATGGTGGATGCCGCGCGTGATCCCAAAAATTTCCGCTACATCTCGAGCTGCATGCCGGACATGAAGCCGGTGATCGGCGATGCGCGGCTGACCTTCGCCAGGGAGCCCGACGGCGCCTATGACCTCATCATCGTCGATGCCTATTCGTCCGATGCGATTCCGATCCACCTTGCGACGAAGGAGGCGATGAAGATCTACAAGGACAAGCTCGCTCCGCACGGCGCCGTGGTGATGCACGTCTCCAACCGCCATCTCGATCTCGAGACCGTCGTCGTCGGCATAGCGGACGCCAACGATCTCAAGAGCTGGGTCTTCAACGAGGATTCCGGGCGCGATGCCGATTACATCTTCTCGACCGACGTCGTCATCTCCGCGCGGGAGGAGACCGACATCGGCAAGCTCGCTTCCAACAAGTCATGGGAGCAGACCGAGGCCGATGACCGGGTGCGGGTTTGGAGCGACGACTATTCCAACATCCTGGGCGCGCTGTACCGGCGTTATCGGGATGGGGAGTAG
- a CDS encoding L,D-transpeptidase, which produces MNRPEARSPMRSFLIAFTSLMLLSAGAAQAKVEITVDKDNQQMTVAVDGVARYRWPVSTGLPSRETPNGAFRAFRMEEDHYSKEFDDAPMPHAIFFTKVGHAIHGTDSVGRLGSPASHGCVRLSRQNASTLYALVQQQGVLNTTVTLTGSAQVAMARNPRGRNANAVARAQQPPAEEQYATTSDPMNLAPPAQTARRYLPQDDNYIYPADGSDTGARYPAPRSASRPLYDAQVYQQQPRPYYDQGYGQQGTYYQPQPRQVYQPPGYYYQN; this is translated from the coding sequence ATGAACAGGCCGGAGGCCAGAAGTCCGATGCGTTCGTTTTTGATTGCTTTCACATCCCTGATGCTTTTGAGCGCAGGCGCCGCGCAAGCCAAGGTCGAGATCACGGTCGACAAGGACAATCAGCAGATGACCGTCGCGGTCGACGGCGTCGCGCGCTATCGCTGGCCGGTCTCGACCGGCCTGCCTTCGCGCGAAACGCCGAACGGTGCGTTCCGTGCCTTCCGCATGGAAGAGGATCATTACTCCAAGGAATTCGACGACGCGCCGATGCCGCACGCGATCTTCTTCACCAAGGTCGGGCATGCCATCCACGGCACGGATTCGGTCGGCCGGCTCGGCTCGCCGGCCTCGCACGGCTGCGTGCGGCTGTCGCGCCAGAACGCCTCGACGCTCTATGCGCTGGTACAGCAGCAGGGCGTGCTCAACACCACGGTCACGCTGACCGGCTCGGCCCAGGTGGCGATGGCGCGCAATCCGCGTGGCCGCAATGCCAATGCGGTGGCCCGCGCCCAGCAACCGCCTGCCGAAGAGCAATACGCCACCACCAGCGACCCCATGAACTTGGCGCCGCCGGCGCAGACTGCGCGCCGCTACCTGCCGCAGGACGACAACTACATCTATCCCGCCGACGGCAGCGACACCGGCGCGCGCTATCCGGCGCCGCGCTCGGCCAGCCGCCCGCTCTATGACGCACAGGTCTATCAGCAGCAGCCGCGCCCCTATTACGACCAAGGCTATGGCCAGCAGGGCACCTATTATCAGCCGCAGCCCCGGCAGGTTTATCAGCCGCCCGGCTATTACTATCAGAACTGA
- a CDS encoding glycerophosphodiester phosphodiesterase, protein MPSRAATIVTVSLVLIAGQAMGFDLEAHRGGRALLPENTLPAFANALSMGVDTLELDVGVTADGEVVVSHDRGLNPDLARDARGIYVRPPGAPLVKLRLDEVRTYDVGQIRPDSAYAKQFSDQRAVPGTRIPTLRELFALVRKSGNTGVRFNIETKIDPNRPDESLAPQAFVTRLLSVIEDEKFSDRVMIQSFDWRTLQFVQQQAPKMPTAYLTLQRGTSTVALDKATPWTAGFNPAFHGGSLPRTIKAAGGSVWSPHFGDVTAALISEAHGLGLRVVVWTVNKPDDMARMIELGVDGIISDRPDLLRQVAGEKGIALPAGTPVAP, encoded by the coding sequence ATGCCATCACGTGCCGCGACCATTGTGACTGTGTCATTGGTCCTGATAGCGGGACAAGCCATGGGTTTCGACCTCGAAGCACATCGCGGCGGACGGGCGCTGCTGCCGGAAAACACCCTGCCGGCCTTCGCCAACGCGCTGTCGATGGGCGTGGACACGCTGGAGCTCGACGTCGGCGTCACCGCGGACGGCGAGGTCGTCGTCTCGCATGACCGCGGGCTCAATCCCGATCTTGCCCGCGATGCCCGCGGCATCTATGTGCGCCCACCCGGCGCCCCCCTCGTGAAGCTGCGGCTCGACGAGGTCAGGACGTATGACGTCGGCCAGATCCGGCCGGATAGCGCCTATGCGAAACAGTTTTCCGACCAGCGCGCCGTGCCGGGGACACGCATTCCCACTTTGCGCGAGCTGTTCGCGCTGGTGCGCAAGTCCGGCAACACGGGCGTGCGCTTCAACATCGAGACCAAGATCGATCCGAACCGCCCGGATGAATCGCTGGCGCCGCAAGCGTTCGTCACCAGGCTGCTCAGCGTGATCGAGGATGAAAAATTCTCCGATCGGGTCATGATCCAGTCGTTCGACTGGAGAACGTTGCAGTTCGTGCAGCAGCAGGCGCCGAAGATGCCGACGGCGTACCTCACGCTCCAGCGCGGCACAAGCACAGTAGCGCTCGACAAGGCCACGCCGTGGACGGCGGGATTCAATCCGGCCTTTCACGGCGGCTCGCTGCCGCGGACGATCAAGGCCGCGGGCGGCTCAGTGTGGTCGCCTCATTTCGGCGATGTGACGGCGGCGCTAATTTCGGAGGCGCACGGGCTCGGACTGCGCGTCGTGGTGTGGACGGTCAACAAACCCGATGACATGGCGCGCATGATCGAGCTCGGCGTCGACGGCATCATCTCGGACAGACCGGATCTGTTGCGGCAGGTCGCCGGCGAGAAGGGAATTGCGTTGCCGGCGGGGACACCGGTGGCGCCGTAA
- a CDS encoding aminopeptidase P family protein, translated as MFEAHFQTFEEPEAGIALTARLAALREELARRKLTGFVIPRADQQQNEYVPPSDERLAWLTGFTGSAGFAVVLTQEAAIFVDGRYTLQAAKQVDTKAWAVESLIDPPPESWVSAHLKAGDRLGFDPWLHTSSAAERLAAACAKAGAELVAVDGNPVDAIWQDRPQPPLAPVTVHGLQHAGVAEADKLAQIRTEIAKLGVDALVVSDSHAVAWTFNIRGADVAHTPLPLSYALVPKDGRPTIFIDHRKLSNLTRDHLEGSADVREPDAMAPTLMALAKSGAAIALDNATAADALSRLIAGAGGKPVRGSDPIALLKAVKNASEIAGTQTAHRRDAVALARFLAFIDREAASGKLTEIDAVEALETFRRDTGALKDVSFPTISGTGPNGAIVHYRVTRKSNRRIVAGDLLLIDSGAQYEDGTTDVTRTMAVGEPTEEMRDRFTRVLRGHIAIARAVFPDGATGAQLDTLARQYLWAAGVDFEHGTGHGVGSYLSVHEGPARISKLGITPLKRGMILSNEPGYYKTDGFGIRIENLELVVAADIKGAEKPMNAFETLTLAPIDRRLIDVAMLNRDELDWLNAYHARVQAVVRPALDEATQAWLDQATAELRA; from the coding sequence ATGTTCGAAGCGCACTTCCAGACATTCGAGGAGCCCGAGGCCGGCATCGCATTGACGGCGCGCCTTGCTGCACTCCGTGAAGAACTCGCCCGCCGCAAGCTGACCGGCTTCGTGATCCCCCGCGCCGACCAGCAGCAGAATGAATATGTGCCGCCGTCCGACGAGCGGCTCGCCTGGCTGACCGGCTTCACCGGATCGGCTGGCTTTGCGGTGGTGCTGACCCAGGAAGCCGCGATTTTCGTCGATGGCCGCTATACGCTCCAGGCCGCCAAGCAGGTCGATACCAAGGCCTGGGCGGTGGAATCGCTGATCGACCCGCCGCCGGAAAGCTGGGTGTCCGCCCACTTGAAGGCCGGCGACCGCCTCGGATTTGATCCGTGGCTGCACACTTCTTCGGCAGCCGAGCGCCTCGCGGCCGCCTGCGCCAAGGCCGGCGCCGAATTGGTCGCCGTCGACGGCAATCCGGTCGACGCGATCTGGCAGGACCGGCCGCAGCCCCCCCTCGCCCCGGTGACCGTGCATGGACTACAGCATGCCGGCGTTGCCGAAGCCGACAAGCTGGCGCAGATCAGAACGGAAATCGCCAAGCTCGGCGTCGATGCGCTGGTGGTGTCTGACAGCCATGCCGTGGCCTGGACCTTCAACATCCGTGGCGCCGACGTCGCGCATACGCCGCTGCCGCTGTCCTATGCGCTGGTGCCGAAGGACGGCCGTCCCACCATCTTCATCGACCACCGCAAGCTCTCCAACCTCACCCGCGACCATCTCGAAGGGTCCGCCGACGTGCGCGAGCCCGATGCGATGGCGCCGACGCTGATGGCGCTGGCCAAAAGCGGCGCCGCGATCGCGCTCGACAATGCCACCGCGGCCGACGCTCTCAGCCGCCTGATCGCGGGCGCCGGCGGCAAGCCGGTGCGCGGCAGCGATCCGATCGCGCTGTTGAAGGCGGTCAAGAACGCAAGCGAGATCGCGGGCACACAGACCGCGCACCGGCGCGACGCCGTGGCGCTGGCGCGCTTCCTCGCCTTCATCGATCGCGAGGCGGCAAGCGGCAAGCTCACCGAGATCGACGCGGTCGAGGCGCTGGAGACGTTTCGCCGCGACACCGGCGCGCTCAAGGACGTCTCGTTCCCTACCATATCGGGCACGGGCCCGAACGGCGCCATCGTGCACTACCGCGTCACCCGCAAGAGCAACCGCCGGATCGTCGCCGGCGACCTGCTGCTGATCGATTCCGGCGCGCAATATGAAGACGGCACCACCGACGTCACCCGCACCATGGCCGTGGGCGAGCCGACCGAGGAGATGCGTGACCGCTTCACCCGCGTGCTGCGCGGCCATATCGCGATCGCGCGCGCGGTCTTCCCCGACGGCGCCACGGGTGCGCAACTCGACACGCTGGCGCGGCAATATCTGTGGGCCGCCGGCGTCGATTTCGAGCACGGCACCGGCCACGGCGTCGGCAGCTACCTCTCGGTGCACGAAGGGCCGGCGCGGATCTCCAAGCTCGGCATCACGCCGCTGAAGCGCGGCATGATCCTGTCCAACGAGCCCGGCTATTACAAGACCGACGGTTTCGGCATCCGTATCGAGAACCTCGAGCTGGTGGTCGCCGCTGACATCAAGGGCGCCGAGAAGCCGATGAACGCGTTCGAGACCCTGACGCTGGCGCCGATCGACCGCCGGCTGATCGATGTCGCAATGCTGAACCGCGACGAGCTCGATTGGCTGAACGCCTACCACGCGCGCGTGCAGGCCGTGGTGCGGCCGGCGCTGGATGAGGCGACGCAGGCCTGGCTCGATCAGGCGACGGCGGAGCTGAGGGCGTAG
- a CDS encoding Flp family type IVb pilin, giving the protein MVLKFWSDESGATAIEYGLIAAGIALAIITVVNSLGTTMNEKFGSISSSLK; this is encoded by the coding sequence ATGGTTTTGAAGTTCTGGTCGGACGAATCGGGTGCAACGGCGATCGAATATGGCCTGATCGCAGCCGGCATCGCATTGGCGATCATCACCGTGGTGAACAGCCTGGGCACCACCATGAACGAGAAGTTCGGTTCGATTAGCTCATCTTTGAAGTAA